A region of the Anolis carolinensis isolate JA03-04 chromosome 1, rAnoCar3.1.pri, whole genome shotgun sequence genome:
GATTTGGAAGTCCAGGCTTATCTTGCAAAAGCCAGTTTTCCTGAACCCCTAAAACCTCGCGATGCGCTTTTTGGGGGTCGTACAAATGCAATATGCCTCTATTATAAACCTAAAGATGGGGAATCTGTGAAATATTATGACTTTACTAGTCTGTACCCctatgtaaacaaaacaaaagagtacCCCTTGGGGCATCCTGAAATCATTTACAAGGATTTCAAGCCCCTTTCAAATTATTTTGGACTAGTTAAGGCCAAGGTTTTTCCCCCTAGAAATCTCTATTTTCCAGTTTTGCCTTCCAGAATCTCTGGAAAACTCATGTTCGTACTGTGCTCAACCTGTGCAGAAGCACGACATCTGGACCCTTGTGACCACACAGATGAGGAAAGAGCGTTAATTGGAACATGGTGTACAATCGAGTTGAATGTAGCTATAGAGAAGGGCTACAAAGTTGTTGAAATTTATGAGGTGTGGCATTTTGAGCATCGTTCTGCAGATCTGTTTTCAGGGTATATAAAGATGCATCttcgtcaaaagcaggaggcttcAGGTTACCCACAGTGgtgtgtgagtaaacaagataaatCTAAATATATAAGGGATTATCATGCACGGGAGGGGGTGCGTTTACGCAGAAACAAGATTGCAGTGAATCCTGCAAAACGTCAAATTGCCAAACTGTTTTTAAACTCATTGTGGGGCAAGTTTGGACAGAGAACAAATTTACCTGTCACACAAGTACTGAGAGATCCTGAGGATTTCTTTCAGATTCTATTTTCTGATGCTTATAAGGTGTCCATGTCTGAATGTCTGGATGATGAGGCTGTCTGTCTCTCATGGAAATATTCAGAGGACCGTGTGACAACCGCTGGGCGTAAAAATGAATTCATAGCATGTTTTACCACTGCTTATGCTAGACTTGAACTCTACAAGTTGCTAGATAAATTAGGTAGACGTGTTTTGTATCACGACACGGACAGTGTCATTTTTGTGAGTCGGGAAGGGGAATGGGAACCGCCTCTAGGAGATTATTTAGGGGATCTTACTGACGAAATTTCATCAGGCCGGTCTATCACAGAATTTGTCAGTGTAGGTCCAAAATCCTATGGATATAAATTGACTGATGGCACAGCTTGTTTGAAAGTTAAGGGAATCACCCTGAATAGTGCTAACTGTGAGAAAATTAATTTCAGCAGTCTAAAAGACTTGGCATTCGCTTACGTCTCGGACAAGAAAGGCTGCCAGCCTCGTGAAATTGTGATACATCAGCCGGGTATTGTTCGAAATAAGCGTCAGTGGACGCTTCATACGAAAACCCTCAAAAAAACACAGAAGGTTGTTTTTGATAAAAGAGTAATTAAAGACGGATTTACAACGCTCCCTTATGGATACTGATTTGCAGACCCGATGGCAGCATCCCTTCTCTGCTATTCTAGCAGGTCCGAGCGGCTGTGGTAAAaccttttttataaaaaatatgctggataatgCCGATCATGTGTTCTCTGTACTACCTCAAAATATTGTGTGGTTTTACAGTTGCTGGCAACCCCTGTACAATGAACTCCAATGTAAATACCCCTTTATCCAGTTTGTGCAGGGTTTACCTGAaaaatttgatgatgatgaattgTTACCACCCAATAAAGTCAATTTTATAGTAATCGATGATTTGATGCAGCCTGCTTGCGATAACCGTGGTTTGGAGATGTGTTTCACCCAGTATGTCCATCACCGGAATATAAGTGTTTTCCTCatcacacaaaatattttttgcaaaggAAAAAGCAACAGAACCATCAGTCTTAATGCAAAATATATGGTACTGTTTAAAAACCCCCGGGATAAACTACAAATTGCTACTTTGGCACGACAGATGTATCCAGGAAATGTGAGTTTTTTCATGGAATCCTACGCAGACGCAACAAGCAAACCTCACGGTTATTTAATGATAGATTTGAATGGTACTACACCCGAAACATACAGAttaagaactggaatcttcccaccaGATTGGCCTGTGGTATATTTGATGAAGAAAAAATCCCGGAGTTACAAAAGGCAACTGTTTTAAAACGGCGTAGGACCTGCGGCTGCCTGCTCCTCCTGGATAATATGTCCAATCGTGTAAAGAGAAACCTGGAACTTTTAAAACTACTTATTAAGGTACCTCCACGCCAGAGAAAAGCCATTTTGTGCACGGGCTCCAATGATTTAATTGCTACTATCTCAGAAATAGCACTCAATACTTTAAAGGGAAACATCCCCTTGGCCCCGCACCAGCTACGGGCGTTGAGAAAAAGGCGCCGCCTtattagaattctgggaaacagcAAAGTGTCTCTTCGAAAAAAGAAGTGCCTTGTGAAACAGTCTGGAGGGTTTTTGGGACCTCTGCTAAGTTTTGCCGTTCCTCTGTTAACCAGTTTTCTAACCAAACAGTGATGGAATATGCTGAAAAAATGTATCTGGTTCCCAGCCGTCAACTGGATCAATTAAGAGGCGCACCTCCCAAGGATGAAAACATCCGAACTACAGCCATCTCATCCCTAGATAGAGAAATGCAAGAGATTCTACGAAGGTCTGATTTATCCGAACATGAAAAAGCACGACTCTACGATACCttacttcaaaaatatttaactcatGTAAAACAGAGGGATGCTGAGAAGCAAAGTTTAAATCTGTTTCTATCTGAACCACCTGCTGAAGAAACACCACAGCCCCCTTCTGACACCGTGTTTCGTGAAGTGGTGGACGGCCTGCCTGCTAGATACAAGAATCATGCGAGATTGATGCTCAGCAAAATAAGCCAAAACAAGAATATTTCTACATGGGATGATAAAGGATCCTTTGTGTATAAAGGAGCGGTGATTCCCGGATCTAACATCTTGGACCTGGTCAAAGCTGCGATCCAAACTCACGCCTTACCTGTCACACGTCTCCCTAAAGGGTGGGATGCCTTTATGAGGGCCTTGGCCGAAATAAACACCCCGACATCTGTGGTTGGTAATACGTCCAATAGAGAACTTCTGGACTATCTAAAGAACCCTAAGGGTTCACCCCCAACTCAAACTCCGTCTCTGTCACGCAGATCTTCTAAAAAGCAACGCCAGGCCAGCACCCCTGCATGGCTCAgcttataatacattttattttcaatgaataaaatacttatattcttaaaacctattttgttgtttgtgaatgttcttttaaaaacgaCAGACACGTATCATATTCCAAAAGCAGCTCTAGGAGGAGCTTTTTATTAAACACGATTATGAAATGCACTACAGGACATACATTGTTGTATCGTTTGGAACATATCCGAGGCACGTGGTCTTGTGTTCATTTTCTTTACAAATTGAAGAaccattttgtcatttttatccAAATCGTCGGAATATAATGCgtgaatatttttaaagtccAGTCCCTTGCAGCGTTGATGAAGGAAAAATATGCAGTGATGTCCGCAAACAACAGAGTCTGAGGCCTGTACAGGCCTGCATTGATACACAGTTTTGTCggcgtttctttttaaaaagttcacgATGGTTTTGGGAAACAAGGCATAGTCAGGAGGGTGTCCATATGAGTCAAAAAATTCTGCAGTTCTTTCATTCGGCAGGTAAACAGCTAACCAGTGTTCCCCGGGGAGGTTATGGGGATGAGTGTTGATAATCAACGCGAGCGGCCTTTGCTGCAGATGCTTTCTCGGAAGCATGTCACATGGTAACACCCCATAGAAACTCTTTTGAGTATAGGGATTTGAGCTTAGTAGATGAGTTAACTGAAGGCTATCCATCTCACATATAATCAAACAAGACATTTCTCCTGTGATTTATTTCTATCACGTTGTCAAAAACACCGTAAACCAGCATATTGACGGTTGTTGGTAGAGGCTTGGCGAAACGCAGCTCTGCCCTCAGGTTTCCAGTTTTAATCAGGGAGTAGTGGTCGGCACATTCTTGATCTGGAGTCAAGTCAAACGCAAAGAGCGTGTAGCCTTTTGCATACTCCTCACGGTTAATTAAAAGTGCGCTGTCTTTCATGTGTTTGCCAGCAGTCTGAACCAAACTCATATATTCTCTCACACAATTATCCTCTTCAAAATTGGGCTGAAATGGTTTCATGGGATACTGTTCTCCATCCAAGTAGAGAGCTGCAAAATTGATGTCATAATGCTTAAAGTTGAAAGGGTTTTTATTGTATGCACCACTGAAAGAATCGTTATCGACCAACCCTATCACCACCTGTTTAGGAAGTTGACCCAAAAACAGGTTCTCTTGATTGGAGACACGGCTCCCTACCGGTATGCTGAATACTTTCATGCTTACACGGTCCACTGGGTATTTGGCATTAGATGTCAAGAGGGCTTCAGCATGTCCAAGGCGGACACCGGGTGTCAATTTCACTTTTTTGACAAAGAGGGAGGCTGATAAAATATGTAATTTGTAACGCTTGTTTGCATCATTGCTCATTAAGCAGAAGGCATTTTTATTGCGGGTAAGTTTAATTTTCACATCGACACCGTTCAGCAGCAGTTTTTCTTGAAAAAACAGGTCAGCATGGAGATGTCCCATCAAGTCTATTTTTCTACTACCGGCTCCCAGGGTTGCTCTTTTGATAAAACCATCATTTTCTCCATCCAGCTCGGTAGACTCATGCTCCCCAGCATCATCTTTATAAAAAAGCCCCGCTGTAAATTGCGTGGCTAGTGTGTCTTCGCAATAGTTCAGCACGGATTCAATGTATGCTCTGTAAGGATAGCAGTTGTTACTTTGACTGATGAGACGGTCCCCTAAAGTCACATCTAACTGACTGAAAATGGAGGCTATCGGGTAATTCACGAGGCCTACCGCAGCATCGTTGGGGAGGTTTGTTCCGTCTTCATTCACCACTTTGCACGTCAAATATAGAAGTGTGTTGTTGAGATCCATGTAGTCTTCACCATTTCCAGCAATAAAAAAATCCAAGGGTGCGGCTTCTGTAAGAGCCGTTAGTGGGGGTACTTCGATATAAAGGCTTCTCTCGATACTAGTTTGTGTAGGCCCAATGTGAAACAAATCTAGTTCAGATTTAGTGCACTCTTCAGAACATCCGTGAATAAAAGCCATGATGCTGTTTTAGAATATATCGCTCATAGACTGTATCCTCTGCCTCTTTCTCGCTCCACGACGCTTCTGTGGTTTCTTTCTACGCTGCGCTTTCCTTTTAACAGGGCGGGGCGGGCCTTTCAACCTCACTTGTGATGCTTTTCTTTTTAAGCctcttctccttctaatatacatCAGCCCTGATCCCTCTTGTGGGTTTTCATGGGTTGTTCTGTTTAGAACTGCCTGTGTAAAATGACCGACCATGTCTTTGGCTATATTACGCGCAGCTGTTTTTGCGTGGGGTTTAATGATGTCCAGGCCTCTTCTCAAAAGCGGTACAGCTTTTCGGAAAAGGCTCCTGAAAATCCCACCCAGTCCTGAGCCGTACATTTGGGGGATACCATGATAACCCGGAAGTCCATTTCCAGCTTGTGCTCTGTAATAGTTTTTATAAAGACCGGGATCCCCATAGGATTTCAGGAtgaccattttcttttttaaagatccaATGTCCTCCTGGGACGGAAGTGTAGCTTCACAATCACCTTTCCAAAGCGAAatggtatctttttgttctggtctGACTTTATCTCAACAGTGAGAGTGTCGATGTGGTGTTTGCTCACCGGAATGTAGTGAGGTTTATCGTAACAAATGTTGACACACTCGTTATTCTTTCCCTTCACAGGTACGCAGCGCAGCAGAGGCACGTAGAAATCACCAACGAGCTGGTGCTCCACTATATTAGTGTAAACATATAATGTGTTGAAACCTCCTGTGATGTCTGCTGAGAAAGCTGACGCTCTGAGAGGAATGTTGGGAGACAGTCCTAATATACGCTGTAATTCCACGTCAGCTTCGATTGTACACTGATTCTCGGGTTTAATTAGGACCTTTCTGGTTGCGGGGTCATACTTAAGAATCGCATCGGGCGGTCTCTTGCGTGATGATATGCGCTCGTTCATGTATTCCAACAGCTCGGGGATGCTGGAATAATATCCATTCTGCAGCTGGAAGGACCACTTCTTTTCCCCCTGTGCAATTTCAAAGCGTGGGTCGGTGGTCACGTTATTCCAGGTGTGGGGGTACTGTATCTCAACTAGTCCTACTTCCCATGCCCCTGAGAGctctagaggttttgctaaagatATAGTAAAGCTTGAAATGCTGTTCCTAGGGAAGGCTCTAGCACTCGCGTTGCTAGGTAGTGTGAGATAAAAACTACCTCCCCCCATTTTCCTAGGCGTATAAAAAACACTGCCGCTACTCAGGTTCTGTTACTTCggaagccagaacccaactgttgAACTTGCTAGGCCAGCCTAACCATTTCACTAGGCATTGCTTTCTCGCACCCCGACCTTTTGTGGCTAGAATTTTTTCAATCCTGTAGATGCGGTCTTTGTCAGTATTAATCTTTTGCAGTTCTTCAGGATAAAAGGTGCCAATGACATCTTCACCCGCATAATCTTTCAATAGAAATAcaggcctggatgttttttgaagAACCTGGTCCACGATGAATATCTCACTGGTAAAATTCTGTTCGTACCCCTTAGCAAATTTACCCTTGCTTTTGGAAATCCTCACATGGTCTCCTTTTCTGAATTGCGAtaactcctcttttcttttcacatGTGGCCCATAAACTTTCCTCCACACGTCTAGAGCGTTGGAATCGTTAACATCTACGGGCCTTGTTTTGATAGTATGGTGAAAACTGTGGTTATAACTTTTGAGGAACATAGGCAATACATCAATATATGTAAAAGTGTTATGAGCTGTGAAATATctccacatttttgtttttaaagttctgTTAAACCGCTCCACAACTCCTGCTTTAACTTCATTGTTGGTGACAAAGTGGTGAACCCCATGATGTTTCAACAGAGTGCTTACCGCCTTGTTTAGAAACTCCCGACCCCGGTCTGTCTGTAATTTTTCAGGTTTTCGACCATCTTGAGTGAAGATAGTGTTAAAGGCCTCCGACACCTCTCTACCTGACTTatccttcagaggcaacccccatGCGTATTTAGACAGGATATCTATCACTGTTAAAATGTACTTGTAACCCCTGTTAAACTTGGAAAGTCGCTGCATATCCACTAAATCAGCCTGCCATTGAGAATCCACATGAGATACAATAgtcttgtttcttttaaaatggatcCTTGCTGGCCTGTGTAACGTGTAACTGTCTTGTTTGGATAGCCATTGAGTAACATCCCCCTTCCTTAcagttttgcattgttttttggCCTCTTGAAAAAGCGGCCAAACACCTCCGAGGCTTCCTACCTTACCCGgcgtaaaatatattttctttaggaTTTCATCGGACTCTGACATTATGTCACCGAATGCAAGTATGAACACAGGGGTACAAAACAAACCAATTTTATTGTGAGACACACATAGCAGCTCTGCTCTGCAGAACAGGCTTTAAACACGCGGCATGCTGAAAAGCTCCATGGTCTGAGAGTCGCCAATCTGAAGATCCTCCACATCACCAGAAAACTGGATACAGCCCTACGGAGATCAAACAAATAGCATTGAGTCTACAACACTCATTTCATCATTCCTAAAGATATCTCATATTGCTCACACATCTCCCTTCCCCATACCAGACCAATCCCCACCAACTCCCCAAACAAGTATTCTAGCACGTACCGTAATATTCTCGAAACCATCAGTTGTGTTTTCATCAACAGCCATGACTTCCTTTTCCGCCGCTCCATCCTTCAACAGCTCCTCTAGGAGTGACCGATGGACGCATCTGCCTGAGGTTGGTTCTTCTCCCGTTCTCTCAATATCCTTATAGTCTGTTTTACAAAGCATCTCTTCATCCGCCTCTTCAAGAACAGCAGTAGCATCAGCATGATACATTCTCGGC
Encoded here:
- the LOC134294150 gene encoding uncharacterized protein F54H12.2-like — its product is MAFIHGCSEECTKSELDLFHIGPTQTSIERSLYIEVPPLTALTEAAPLDFFIAGNGEDYMDLNNTLLYLTCKVVNEDGTNLPNDAAVGLVNYPIASIFSQLDVTLGDRLISQSNNCYPYRAYIESVLNYCEDTLATQFTAGLFYKDDAGEHESTELDGENDGFIKRATLGAGSRKIDLMGHLHADLFFQEKLLLNGVDVKIKLTRNKNAFCLMSNDANKRYKLHILSASLFVKKVKLTPGVRLGHAEALLTSNAKYPVDRVSMKVFSIPVGSRVSNQENLFLGQLPKQVVIGLVDNDSFSGAYNKNPFNFKHYDINFAALYLDGEQYPMKPFQPNFEEDNCVREYMSLVQTAGKHMKDSALLINREEYAKGYTLFAFDLTPDQECADHYSLIKTGNLRAELRFAKPLPTTVNMLVYGVFDNVIEINHRRNVLFDYM